ATACTCACTCCTGTAATTTTTATTTCTTTCCTATTTTTAAGCAATTATTCTGCATCACTCATAAAATCATGATGAATCAATTTCATGTCTCCCCCCATGGGGCCATAAACTGTGGAATTGATCGCTCCTGCTTTTGATGCATAATTCCCGGCATCTTCCAAAGACATATCCTCAGCCAGACCACAGAGGAAGGCTGCATCAAAGGAGTCTCCTGCTCCGGTGGGATCAACGATTTCCAGAACTCTCTCGATAGGATAAATGGGAATATCCACCTGCTTATCCCGGGTATAGATGGTGGAACCACACTTACCCTTTTTTAAGTGGATGATTTCCATTTTAGGATATTTACTGAATACATCCTTCACAGCCTCATCAACATCGGAGGAATCAGAAAACATCAGCAATTCATCAACACCGGGGAGAAAGATGGATGTTTGATCAATCACCGGACCAACAACATCATATAAATTTTTATCCCCCAGAAGCTCGGGTCTGAGATTGGGATCAAAGGAAATTCGGGCTCCTTTCGAACCGGCCCATTCAACGGCCCTGCAGATATTTTCCTGCAGGGAGTCATTAACCATGAGAGAACAGCCCATGACATGAAAATAGTCGGGGACGGTTTGACCTGATTCATCAAACTTAACATCTCCGGCGGGAGTGCCGTCTATATGATAGATAAATTCACGGCTGCCATCTGAGGAATAGGAGACAAAAGCAACCGCTGTGGCTCCTTTACCGGAAACTGTGATATTTGAACAGTCAACCCCATCTGATTCCAGCCGGTCAATCAGCAGTTCTCCAAATTTATCCTTTGCCACACCCCCCCAGATCTTTGCTTCATGGTTTAACTGGGAAACAGTAGAAATGAATATAGCCGGAGCTCCAGATGGGTATGGGCCCAAAAAATTACCTGTTTGATTTAAGGGTGAATCAACCGAATCTCTCATAATCTCAACCAGGATTTCTCCTATAGTGTAAATTCTAGCCATAATGAACTCTCTCCACTCGTGATCATTTATTTATCCAGAACAATAAGGACATTCGCTTAACCTGACTGGCTCAATAACAGACTTTCCAGGTTATGTGCTGGGAGGGGGATTAAGAAATAATCCAGTCATCCATAGGACTTACTGGATTATTCTTAGTGATATCGGCCCTGATTTCTATGGAATCAGGTCAGAGTCAGACTGTAGGAACAGGAAAAGTCTTCTTTCCCCTTCAGCCTGACCAGGCCCTCCTTCTTATTAAAATCAGCAGAATCTCCCACAGTTGAATCGACACCGAACCAGGGTTCCAGGCAGACATAAGGAGCCTTCTTTCCAGCCATAGTCCAGATACCGAAATCAGGGAATCCAGTAAAATCCATGGTGACCGATGAGGGGGATTTGTCTGATTTAAGGGTCACCCTGTCGGACTCCAGTCCTGAGAGTATGATGGCTCCACGATCAAAGAGACTGTGATCCAGGCCTAAGCGCTTCTGACTCTGAATGACAGGAGATGATTCTCCGCTTAAATATTCGTCTTTGTAACGACGGCTGATGGTTTCCTCTTTGTTGAATTCGAGATAATAATCCCCAAAGGCCGTGTTTCCCGACAGGGGACAGTTAAAACCGGGATGAGCTCCGATGGAAAAAAGACTCTCCCGGCTTTCCGGGTTTTTCACAGAATAACTCACTAATAATGCGGAGCCTTTCAGTGTGTATGAAATGTCCAGAATAAAGGCAAAGGGAAACGCTTTCTGCGTCTCCGATGAGTCCTTCAACCGGAGGAGACAGGAATCTTCGGTCTTTTCCACAATGTCGAAGACGCTCTTCCTGGCAAATCCATGATTATCCATTGTGAAGGTCTTTCCCTCATACTCCCAGCCGCTGGGGAGTGCTTTTCCAATGATGGGAAACAGCTGAGGGGAACTGGCATTCCACGAATCAGGACTCCCCTGCCAGAGGTATTCCTTTCCATCCAGTTTCAGGCTTTTCAGTTCTGCTCCCAGAGGATCGATGGACGCGTTTATACGGTCATTTTTCAATTGAATCATAGGGAAGGGTACACCCATATACCCCGGGGATGCAACAGATTCACTTGCCAAAGAGACCTCCCCCTTATAGAGTGAAATCATGAAGCGCACCATGAAAGATCTGGCTGAAGAGCTGGGCATTTCCAGAACAACAGTATCTCTGGTATTGAAGGGTAAGGCAGATCAGTACAGGATCAGTATGGAAACACAGAAAAGGATTCTTGATCTCGTGGAAAAGGAAGGTTATAAACCCAACTACTTTGCTCAGGGGCTGAATAATGGAAAGACAATGACAATCGGGGTGATTTTTCCTGACGTCTTCGAAGAATTCATGGTGGCAATGATCCGGGGTATCGGGGAAGTAATGGAAGCAGAGGATTACACAATGATCCTGATGACCAGCCGCTTCAGCCAGGGAAGAGAGAAAAAAAATATTGAAGAACTTCTACACCGGGGAATAGACGGGATGCTGCTCATTCCCAGTTGTGACTTCAGGGGGAATTGGGAGAAACGGATTCATCTGAGTAAGGCTCAGTTGAAAATGACTCCCCTGGTCCAGATAGACAGAGTCACCGACTCCTGGCAGGGTTCATCTGTGGTTCAGGATGACAGGATGGGGGGGATCTGGGCTGCCGAGTATCTTCAACAAATGGGCTGCCGGGAAATGGCAGTTGTATCACTGGACCTGTCTGCATCCTCCATCAGAGGCAGAATAACAGGATTCGCCAGCATCATCCCCGAATATCACAGCATACTGCTCAAGGAACAGAACAGGCAAAGCGATGATTTAAACATTGCCCTGGAGAAAATGCTACTGGATGCGCCTAATCAGACCCCCCGGGGATTTTTTGTGACCACCGCAGGACTCGCCATCAGGGTCAAAGAAATACTCCTGGACAGAGGACTTTCATTGAATAAGGATTATTTTCTGGTTCGCTTTGGAGAAGATCCCCAGGGCTACAGAAGCGGCATGGCCTGTATCGGTCAGCCCCATTATGAGATGGGAAGAGAAGCGGCACGCCTCCTTGTCAGGCAGATCCAAGGCGGTAAAAGTGAAAGAAGAATGATCCTCCCTGTGTCGTCTCCCCAAAAGTCTCCTCGAATGTCTTAGCCAGCGAATTGAACAAACCCCAGAATCAAGAGGAACTGACCGGCCAGGTAGGTCGTCATGGTCAGGACACGTTCATGGGGAATTTCCTCTACAAAGCGATTCCAGGCGTTCATTGTGTCGGAAATCATAAAGATCAGGGCTCCCGATACAGCGAGGGTCACAGCTCTGGTTGCTTGCGTGGAAAAGCAGAGAGTAGTGGATGCTCCCATCAAGGCAATGACTGAAATATATAGGGTGACGGGGATAAAGAGTTTCCCCATGAAATCTTTCATCTTAAGAAAAACAATAAGGCCGAACAAAAGAAAGCCTGCCGCCAAAACAACCCCTATGAGGGGTAATCCGGACAGACGGCCCTTCATAAAGAAAGCACCGACATAGAAAATATGTCCCAGTAAAAAGAAAACAAGACCAAGCTTAAACCAGGTTTTTTGTTCACCCCTGTCAGGAACCATCAAAAACAGATCACCCAGCCATCCACCGGCCAGAGCCGCAACAAGGAGAGGCGACACACTCGGTGCAGAGTTGAAATAGAAGAGAGCCAGAAGAGGGATCAAAAAGGGTTTACTGATATGCCGGATAGTCCTGGAATCGATGACTTCACCAAAGATATGAAGGAGAGAAATGAGTAGAAAAGGCAGGGAAGGAAGGAAGAACATTGAATAAACTCCTGAAAAAAAAGTGGTGACAAACCATTTTATTCCTCCCATCGGGTTCTCTGTCAATAAAAATTCACCAGGAAGAGAATTTAATATGTAACAGTAACAATAAATTTTACATTTACACACATAAGATTTATCCTTTTAATAGGAAGAGACTCTGGAGGAAATTATGATAGAAACCAAGCTGAACCAATATCTGACTTTTACAGTTGCCAGTGAACAATATGCAATCAATGTCACTCATATCAGAGAAGTCCTTGAATTTCAGTCTGTATCGAAGGTTCCCAGGATGCCCGATTTCATGAGAGGGATCATCAACCTCCGGGGCAGCGTGGTGCCCGTGCTGGACCTCAAGATGAAATTCGGACTGGGAGAAACTGAAAAAGACATTGATACCAGTGTAATCGTCACAGAGATGACCATGGATGGTGATACTGTCGTCATCGGTCTTCTCACCGATGCTGTCAGCGAAGTACTGGAATTGGAAGACGATGAAATCGAACCAACACCCTATATCGGGACAAAGGTAAATACCGAGTTTATCCGGGGCATGGGAAAAAAAGGGGATGCATTTATCATCATACTGGATATCAACAAAGTCCTGACCCATCAGGAGATTGTCTCTGCCGTATCAGAAACAAGCAGCTGAAAATCTTCATTGCTCTTTAAGCGGGATCAGCCTAACCTTATAGTATGAACTCTGACATAAAAGTACTCCAAATTAAACAAAAGTTGAGTGTGGTTTGTGACCGGGCCATTGAAGAGTGTCTCCTCGAAAAACTACCCATCCGCAAAGCCCTGGCCAAGATACTCCCCCTGATCTGCCGGATCATCGGTGCCCGGGAGATGATGATCAGGACCATGGATGAAAACCTCAAACAAATTTCAATGAAATCCAAAGGCTTTCTGGAGGCCTGGACTCTTCTGGTCCCCAGTGAAATGCCCGGGGATGAGTTTAAACCCAGAAATTTCCCTCTGGAAGATGCAAATCTGGTGGTAGCCTCCCTGGATGTTGTGGACAGAGTCATTGGCCTGTGTGCTTTTGCTTTTAAAGGAGATTTAACTCCCCGGGAGATCAGCCTCAAGGCCGACCTTGTGAATACGGCAGCAGAACTTCTGGACAACTTTCTGGAGGGGATTGCCTCAAATGCCAGAAAACAGAGCATAATCCTGTTTGCCACAGAAGCCCTCCGGGACAGGATCTTCGAAGCCGGAGCCGATAAAGCGGTGAAGCTGCTGTGCGAAGAACTCAAGCTGGCCGAGTTCATACTGGTCTACGGTGATATGGATACCACTACCGGTGAGGATCTCCGTTACCGGTTCTACAAGAAGGGTGAAATGCTTCATAATTCCATCGACAACCCGGATGAAACCTATCTGAACATCCTCAATGACAAAGATAAAGCCCTGAATGCAAAAGACCGATCCTTTTCCGCCCTCCTCTCCGGGGATGGTATTCAGGAAAAGGCCCTTCAAAACGGGATGAACACCAATCTTATCGGAAAGTTCATCATCCGCCCCGAAGGAGGGGGGTTGAATCCTGAAAGCCGGGACATCATCAGGATTTTTGCAGAATGCCTCTGTCAGAGACTCTTTGACTACAACAGGGAACGCCGCTACCTGTCCAGGTGCTTTTGCGCCAAGGATGTTCAGCGCCTTCTGGGAGAACCCGATTTCTACAACAAGTACCTCAGCCCCAGGGAAGAGGACATCGTCATCTTTTTTACGGACATCACATCCTTTACATCTATTTGTGAAAAAGCTCTGAACAATGCCTCGGAGATTGGAGACCTGGTTAACCGCTGGTCCCGCATGGTACTGGACGTCCTTTACCGATACGACGGTGTCTTTGATAAAATGGTAGGAGACTGTGTAATCGGACTCTTTGGACCACCCTTTTTCGAATCCTCAATGGAACAAAGAACTGAAAATGCACTATCTGCCGCGGCAGCCATCGTCAAAGGAACCATTGAATTGGGTCAGGCCATGGGGCTGGAAGAACGGATCATCAAGGCCAATGTGGCGGACCACCTGACCACATCCAATGGGATTCACTGTGGTCCCACCTCTGTCGGGTTTTTTGGTCCCAACGAAGATTATACAGGATTTTCATCCGCCATGAATCATGCCGCACGCCTCCAGGGACATGCCTCGGGAGGAGAGGTACTGGTCACGACGATCCTGCTGGAAAATTTACCCGGCGGCCCTCTGGGGATCGCCCCCCAGGAGGATTTAACCGTAGACTTTGCCGGTCCATGGGAAATTGCCGTTAAGAATGTAACAAAACCTCTGGAATACTACCGCTGTTTTTTCAACAAGGAAGTCAAATATGTCTAAACAGCGCTGCTCCTGGTGCGGAAGCGATCCACTTTACACGGCCTATCATGATGAGGAGTGGGGGGTCCCGGTCTATGATAACGAGAGGAAACACTTTGAAAACCTGATCCTTGAATCCGCTCAGGCCGGACTCAGCTGGATTACGATACTCAAGCGAAGAGAAACCTACAGACTGGCTTACAAGGGGTTTGATCCCCAGGTCATCGCCTCCTGGGGGGAGGAGGATGTTTTAAGACTCCTTCAGGACCCTGGTGTGATCCGAAACAGGCGTAAAATTGAATCATCCATCAACAATGCCCGCTGTTTCCTCGTGGTGAAGGAGGAGTTCGGCAGTTTTTCAGACTATTACTGGCACTTCCAGGAGGGCCGGCCCATCCTTAACAATTGGGAAAAAGAAGAGCAGATCCCTGCGCTAACCTCCCTTTCAGAAATCATCTCCAAAGACATGAAGAAAAGAGGATTCTCCTTTTTGGGCCCCACCGTCACCTATGCAAATATGCAGTCTGTGGGCATGGTCAATGATCATCTCCGGAGTTGTTTCAGATATAAGGAGGTGATTGATTCATGAGGATACCGGGATTGATTCTTTTTTCTGTACTCCTACTCCTTTCCTGCAGCAGTACAGAAAAGGAATTGCCGAAACCCGAAGGGAACAGTGACGCTCTGGCGGTGTATAACCAGGCCTACCATGAGAACTTTGAACCCGACAGCCTGTCCCTCATCCTGGAGGAAGCCGAGAATGCCTACATCCTGCTGGACCCTTTTCAGGATGAAGATATCAGTGATGCCCTGCCCCCCCTGAAAGCCCGGGGAAATCAATTGGCGGCGTACATCAGTATCGGGACCGGAGAAGACTGGCGGTCCGACTTTGACCAGATCAAACCATTCCTGGCAGTCAATCCTTGGGGTGATTGGGAGGGAGAATATTTTGTCAGTCAGACCGACAACGGGATTCTGGTATTTATGAAGGCTAGAATCGACAAGATTGCGGCATGGGGATTTGACTGGGTGGAATTTGACAATATGGACTGGATCTTTGATGAAGAAACCAGAAATGAGTATGCACTGGAAGCCACGGAAGCCCAGGGATTAACGTATGTCCAGGCGCTCAGATCTTATGCGGTCGGCAAGGGATTGAAATGCATGGCCAAGAACTGGCGCTCCGGGGCAGAGAACTTTGATGGGGTGACCTTCGAGTCCTACTCAGATGACAAAAACTGGTGGGAAAGCTCCGATCTGCAGGACTTTCTGGCAGAGAAGAAACCGGGAATCATCGTCCACTACAACGAGAGGGACTGCGACGGAGTCTACAGGGAGTATATGGGTATATATGGGGAGTCTCTGTCTTATATTGCAGAATCCAGAGTTGAAAAAGCCTATATCCATTATAACGGGGATTAATCTCCAGGAGCGAAAAACATCTCATGACTCTCGGCGGTCCCGTAATCCTCAATCTGATTGATGGCCAGTCCTACTGTATTCACAGTGGTTGAAACAATCTTCCTGTTGAAGGGATGGGTATCAGGATGATTCAGATACTCTTCCAGAGGCATCCAGAGGGCTTCAGAAATCTCTGATGTATCGATGGTGATCTCTGTGCTGAGAGGTTTTAATCGGCAGACAAAATAAATATCCGACAACCCGTAACGGTAGCCGTGAAAGTGTCGAAAACAGTTGAGAGAGATAAATTCACTCCGTATTCCCGTCTCTTCCAGGACCTCCCTGACCACCGCATCGGCAATATGTTCACCCGGGTCAAGAGCCCCGCCGGGAAGCTTATAATGCCGCTTGGTATGATACTTTTCCTGAATCACAAGGATACGGTTCTCCTCATCGATCAAGACACCCCCCGCTCCCAGATAGTGGGTGGCATAACCGGGAATAAAGGCCCCGGGAATAAGCTGTAGAGTCAGTTGCAGACCATTCTTGTCGGCATGATGATATGTAAATCCCAGTGCAACAGCGGTTTCCACAAAGCCGGATTTCCCCAAGGGCAGAAACAACCAGACCAGTTGAAGATTCTGAGAACGAAGATCTGTCAATGTATCAGAAAGAGCTTTCTGAAAATCCGACTTATGGGCGGGAAGACTGTTCTCATCCAGAACAGCTCCCCCAAAGGGGTTAACTTCATAATTAAGGAGTGCCATGGTTAACTTTACAGGGAAATGGCCCATGAAATCAACTGCTGGCCCAGAGCATTCCCCTGGTCATGATCTCCTTTAAACCCGCCGTTTCAAAGTCGGCAGCCACATGTCCAAAGGAGGCATAAAATACCCTGGCTTTCCCGAAATGCCTCTTCCAGGCGACAGGCATGACCGTCCCGGCGATCCACTCGATTCCCTCCTGATTCCCCTTAAAAGTGGTAGTAGCCAACACTTCATTGTTGGGGTCCACATGCATGTAATACTGCTCCGAATGCATTTTGAACTCTTTGAATCCGGAGACAATTGGATCATCCGATGTGATTTGAATGGAGTAATCAATGACGCCGCCGGGATGGGCCACCCATTGTCCACCCACCATGAACTGATACTCCACATTGGAGCGGAAACTGTCTCCCATCCCGCCGTGCCATCCGGCAATACCGCAGCCTGCCAGCACAGTGTCTTTCAGTCCCGTCCACTGTTCCTTACTGATCTCACTCATGGTCCAAACCGGAACAATCAGATTGAGGGAATCCATCAGAGCCTTGTCGGTATAACAGTCCATGTTGTCGGTAAAGACGACTTCATAGCCCTTTTCTTTTAAAATCGATTCAAAGATACGGCCGCAGGCTTCGGGTTCATGACCATCCCAGCCTCCCCATGTAATAAGTGCTTTTTTCATATGATGCTCCTTTTATCTACCAGGGTCTATTTCCTACCAGGGGTCAAATTCCTACCAAGGGTCAATTTCCTACCAAGGTCTATTTCCTACCAGGGTCTATTTCCTACCAGGGCTGGTTTACAGCCCTGGTGTTCTTATCGCTCAGGGCCTAAGGGGGTTTACAGCCTTGGTGTTTTTCTCGCTCAGGGCCTAAGGGGGTTTACAGCCTTGGTGTTTTTCTCGCTCAGGGCCGAAGGGGGTTTACAGCCCTGGTGTTCTTATCGCTCAGGGCCGAAGGGGGTTTACAGCCTTGGTGTTTTTCTCAATCAGGTCGAAGGGCCTTGGTGTTTTTTTCACTGAGGCCTAAGGGTCAAATTCCTACCAAGGCTGGTTTACAGCCTTGGTGTTTTTCTCAATCAGGCCGAAGGGCCTTGGTGTTTTTCTCGCTCAGGGCCGAAGGGGGTTTACAGCCTTGGTGTTTTTTTCACTGAGGCCTAAGGGCCTGGTTAGAGTTCTCCGATAGCCAGTCCCAGATCTAGTATTTCAGGCTGTTCCACTGTTGATTCAATATTCACTAAAGACCCGCTTAGGCTGGAATCTTCAAAGGCCAGCATGGTATCCAGGACATGAAAAGCCAGATTTCCCGAGGCTCTGTAAGGCCTGCCTGTTTCAATGCCCCGGGCCATATCGGCAAGCCCGATTCCCCGGCTGTTCTCATCATAGGGAAAGGCATACAAGGGTATATCTAAAGCCTTTTCATCCCCCTTCCGGAACAATCGAACTGGCCCGCCGAAGGTATTGGGATCGGGAATCAACAGGCTTCCCTTCGTACCATGAATCTCAATCCGGGGTGCCTCGCTTTTAAAGACATCAAAACTCATGCTCATCAACCCGGTGACTCCGCTTTCAAATTCGAATAAGCCCTTATAGTCGGTCCATGTATTCACATCGATGACCTGACCTTTTGTAGATTCGGCCGAGCAGATTCTCTGATTAAAAGCCTTTCCGGTTTTTCCAAAAACACTTGAAACAGGCCCCAGCAGACTGACCAGAGCCGTCAGGTAGTAGGGACCCATATCCAGCATGGGTCCTCCTCCCGGCTGGTAATAAAATCCCGGACCGGGATGCCAGCTTTCATGACCGGGACAGAGCATAAAGGCATAGGCTGAATGAGGAATCCCGATCACGCCTTCGTCAATAAGCTTCCGGCAGGTCTGCATTCCTGCTCCCAGAAAGGTATCGGGAGCACACCCCGTTTTCAAGCCCTTCTCTGAGGCCAGAGTCAGAACAGACATGCCATCTTCCCGATTCAGCGCAAAAGGTTTTTCACAATAAACATGTTTTCCATGATGCAAAGCCATTGTATTGATCCGGGCATGATGCTCGGGGGTCGTTAAATTCAGGACGATGTCTATGTCCTTCCGATTTAACAACACATCCGTCGAATATACGGGAACTCCGTATTTCTCACTCTTTTCTTCTCTTCTGGATGGATCCAGATCACTGCAGCCCATGATCCTGATCTGAGTAAATTTCTCAGTGATATTCTGAAAGTAAATATCGCTGATAGTCCCGCATCCTATGATGCCGATATTCATGATTTTATGTTTCAACCCTGCCTCCCCGAGACCTCCGGATGTAATTTTCATCCTTTTTTTTTCAATTTACCAGTCATGAGATCAGAAATAAATGGTTTTTTTTCTAAATCCATGGATAATATTGTCATATGTCACTCTTTAATCAAAACCATTTTTATCATATGGAATCCTTTCCCCGGATCTATCCAGCCGGCCAGGAAGTGCAGTCCATCGGCTATATGAAAGCCAAAAAGGACTGGATCAAACATTCCTTTGCCTCCATGAATTTTTCCTTTATCCTCTCTGGACGGGGGTATTATTCCTCCGGGGGAGTGCTCCACCCTGTACAGGCACCCGTGGTGATCACCCAAAGCCCGGGAGTCCCCATGCACTACGGCCCCGACAGAGTCTGGGAAGAGCTGTTCTTTATATTTCCAGCAAGCTGCCACTCCTGGTTTGAAACCAGGGGATTCCTGAAGACTCCTTTCTGGAAGATTCATCAGACAGGAGACATCATCACCCAGATCAGAGATATGTTTTATAATGTCTCCCGGAACCAGATAAGGTCGGATCAGATAGACATAGCCATTCAGAGACTGATCCTTGATTCCCGGATGGAGTCATCTCTGCCCCGGGAATCACCTCTTCAGATTTTCATTCATAAACTTCATAGAGAGATGGAACAGGACTGTACCGCCTCCTTTGATTTTCATGCCCTTGTCCGGGAGCGGGGATACAGTCCCTCCAGTTTCCGCCGCACCTGGGAGAAGATGTTTGAAGTCCCTCCCGGTCAAATTCAGATTGAGTTCAGAATGAGGCAAGCCTGCCGGATGCTGGCGGAAACAGATCTGCCGGTCAAGGAAATAGCAGGGGAACTGGGTTACTCGGATCCTCTCTATTTTTCAAAACTCTTTAAGAAAAAAAGAACGGAAAGCCCCGGGCAATACCGAAAGAGAACCAGAGAACCCTACTTCAGTTCTCACTTTGGTTCCCGGTAATTCACTCTTGATTTCTCTATTATGAATGTTTGTTCTGTTTTCAAATCATTTTCCCTTCAGGAGGACGTATATGTCTACAATTGTTTTGGTAACAGGTCCTGTTCAGGGGAAATTCCGAATCTGACATTTCCGATTCCAATCCTCAAAGATTAATCAACTCAGTCTGAGAACAGGACTCCTTTAATAAAGCATTTATTCAGGAGAAATATCATTGAACCAAATACCAAAAAGAGGTGACAAAAGAGAGGAGAAACAGATAGACTATAATGTCCTATATCCAAAGATCCAGTAAGTAAAAGAATGGAGGAGAGTACACTTGGAAGACATCATCAGCACGATGCAGATAACTTTGAGGGATCAGGCTGAAATCGCCGGTGAATCCAGCCCTAGTCTCCTCCCCTTTTTTCTGAAGGATTCCAAAATCCGTCCCTGTATCCTTGTCCTTCCGGGAGGTGGTTATGGTTTTACCTCCCCCCGGGAAGCAGAACCCATTGCCAGGGCCTACAACAAGCAGGGATTTCATGTCCTGGTTCTCCACTACCGGGTAGCACCTCACCGTCACCCTGCACCTCTTCTGGATGCCTCCAATACACTGGCACTGCTGAGAAGCCAGGCGGCGGAACTGAAAGTTGATAGAAAACGAATCGTTCTTTGCGGTTTCTCCGCCGGAGGCCATCTGGCGGCCTCTTTAGCTGTGCACTGGAAGAAAGATT
The genomic region above belongs to Oceanispirochaeta sp. and contains:
- a CDS encoding NUDIX domain-containing protein, with protein sequence MGHFPVKLTMALLNYEVNPFGGAVLDENSLPAHKSDFQKALSDTLTDLRSQNLQLVWLFLPLGKSGFVETAVALGFTYHHADKNGLQLTLQLIPGAFIPGYATHYLGAGGVLIDEENRILVIQEKYHTKRHYKLPGGALDPGEHIADAVVREVLEETGIRSEFISLNCFRHFHGYRYGLSDIYFVCRLKPLSTEITIDTSEISEALWMPLEEYLNHPDTHPFNRKIVSTTVNTVGLAINQIEDYGTAESHEMFFAPGD
- a CDS encoding aldose 1-epimerase family protein, which codes for MASESVASPGYMGVPFPMIQLKNDRINASIDPLGAELKSLKLDGKEYLWQGSPDSWNASSPQLFPIIGKALPSGWEYEGKTFTMDNHGFARKSVFDIVEKTEDSCLLRLKDSSETQKAFPFAFILDISYTLKGSALLVSYSVKNPESRESLFSIGAHPGFNCPLSGNTAFGDYYLEFNKEETISRRYKDEYLSGESSPVIQSQKRLGLDHSLFDRGAIILSGLESDRVTLKSDKSPSSVTMDFTGFPDFGIWTMAGKKAPYVCLEPWFGVDSTVGDSADFNKKEGLVRLKGKEDFSCSYSLTLT
- a CDS encoding DNA-3-methyladenine glycosylase I; protein product: MSKQRCSWCGSDPLYTAYHDEEWGVPVYDNERKHFENLILESAQAGLSWITILKRRETYRLAYKGFDPQVIASWGEEDVLRLLQDPGVIRNRRKIESSINNARCFLVVKEEFGSFSDYYWHFQEGRPILNNWEKEEQIPALTSLSEIISKDMKKRGFSFLGPTVTYANMQSVGMVNDHLRSCFRYKEVIDS
- a CDS encoding chemotaxis protein CheW, which gives rise to MIETKLNQYLTFTVASEQYAINVTHIREVLEFQSVSKVPRMPDFMRGIINLRGSVVPVLDLKMKFGLGETEKDIDTSVIVTEMTMDGDTVVIGLLTDAVSEVLELEDDEIEPTPYIGTKVNTEFIRGMGKKGDAFIIILDINKVLTHQEIVSAVSETSS
- a CDS encoding ThuA domain-containing protein, whose translation is MKKALITWGGWDGHEPEACGRIFESILKEKGYEVVFTDNMDCYTDKALMDSLNLIVPVWTMSEISKEQWTGLKDTVLAGCGIAGWHGGMGDSFRSNVEYQFMVGGQWVAHPGGVIDYSIQITSDDPIVSGFKEFKMHSEQYYMHVDPNNEVLATTTFKGNQEGIEWIAGTVMPVAWKRHFGKARVFYASFGHVAADFETAGLKEIMTRGMLWASS
- a CDS encoding LacI family DNA-binding transcriptional regulator, giving the protein MKRTMKDLAEELGISRTTVSLVLKGKADQYRISMETQKRILDLVEKEGYKPNYFAQGLNNGKTMTIGVIFPDVFEEFMVAMIRGIGEVMEAEDYTMILMTSRFSQGREKKNIEELLHRGIDGMLLIPSCDFRGNWEKRIHLSKAQLKMTPLVQIDRVTDSWQGSSVVQDDRMGGIWAAEYLQQMGCREMAVVSLDLSASSIRGRITGFASIIPEYHSILLKEQNRQSDDLNIALEKMLLDAPNQTPRGFFVTTAGLAIRVKEILLDRGLSLNKDYFLVRFGEDPQGYRSGMACIGQPHYEMGREAARLLVRQIQGGKSERRMILPVSSPQKSPRMS
- a CDS encoding endo alpha-1,4 polygalactosaminidase; translated protein: MRIPGLILFSVLLLLSCSSTEKELPKPEGNSDALAVYNQAYHENFEPDSLSLILEEAENAYILLDPFQDEDISDALPPLKARGNQLAAYISIGTGEDWRSDFDQIKPFLAVNPWGDWEGEYFVSQTDNGILVFMKARIDKIAAWGFDWVEFDNMDWIFDEETRNEYALEATEAQGLTYVQALRSYAVGKGLKCMAKNWRSGAENFDGVTFESYSDDKNWWESSDLQDFLAEKKPGIIVHYNERDCDGVYREYMGIYGESLSYIAESRVEKAYIHYNGD
- a CDS encoding adenylate/guanylate cyclase domain-containing protein, with product MNSDIKVLQIKQKLSVVCDRAIEECLLEKLPIRKALAKILPLICRIIGAREMMIRTMDENLKQISMKSKGFLEAWTLLVPSEMPGDEFKPRNFPLEDANLVVASLDVVDRVIGLCAFAFKGDLTPREISLKADLVNTAAELLDNFLEGIASNARKQSIILFATEALRDRIFEAGADKAVKLLCEELKLAEFILVYGDMDTTTGEDLRYRFYKKGEMLHNSIDNPDETYLNILNDKDKALNAKDRSFSALLSGDGIQEKALQNGMNTNLIGKFIIRPEGGGLNPESRDIIRIFAECLCQRLFDYNRERRYLSRCFCAKDVQRLLGEPDFYNKYLSPREEDIVIFFTDITSFTSICEKALNNASEIGDLVNRWSRMVLDVLYRYDGVFDKMVGDCVIGLFGPPFFESSMEQRTENALSAAAAIVKGTIELGQAMGLEERIIKANVADHLTTSNGIHCGPTSVGFFGPNEDYTGFSSAMNHAARLQGHASGGEVLVTTILLENLPGGPLGIAPQEDLTVDFAGPWEIAVKNVTKPLEYYRCFFNKEVKYV
- a CDS encoding lysoplasmalogenase, which translates into the protein MGGIKWFVTTFFSGVYSMFFLPSLPFLLISLLHIFGEVIDSRTIRHISKPFLIPLLALFYFNSAPSVSPLLVAALAGGWLGDLFLMVPDRGEQKTWFKLGLVFFLLGHIFYVGAFFMKGRLSGLPLIGVVLAAGFLLFGLIVFLKMKDFMGKLFIPVTLYISVIALMGASTTLCFSTQATRAVTLAVSGALIFMISDTMNAWNRFVEEIPHERVLTMTTYLAGQFLLILGFVQFAG
- a CDS encoding sugar kinase; its protein translation is MARIYTIGEILVEIMRDSVDSPLNQTGNFLGPYPSGAPAIFISTVSQLNHEAKIWGGVAKDKFGELLIDRLESDGVDCSNITVSGKGATAVAFVSYSSDGSREFIYHIDGTPAGDVKFDESGQTVPDYFHVMGCSLMVNDSLQENICRAVEWAGSKGARISFDPNLRPELLGDKNLYDVVGPVIDQTSIFLPGVDELLMFSDSSDVDEAVKDVFSKYPKMEIIHLKKGKCGSTIYTRDKQVDIPIYPIERVLEIVDPTGAGDSFDAAFLCGLAEDMSLEDAGNYASKAGAINSTVYGPMGGDMKLIHHDFMSDAE